The following proteins are encoded in a genomic region of Drosophila miranda strain MSH22 chromosome 4, D.miranda_PacBio2.1, whole genome shotgun sequence:
- the LOC108162455 gene encoding piezo-type mechanosensitive ion channel component isoform X2 has protein sequence MAFSYACMVLQRVVVPAVLVLASLMRPVGISFVYLLMFFMSPFVPLATRRNFKGSVNAFFIILLSLSTLVLLGHIALQIVAVSTALPIYNCSFSERLLRHIGFVSFIDLKPLAIIEWLAPEVLVFATSLGSYLTVKRLAVQPVNAEQLENGELIEAQSGDHAQSTQPPCPTDANGGDVQQATATTPLQQQQQQLRKRVSMISQHIHFEGLIKISPLFCLATLFFAAALRPSVPGGFYFLIFLLAGTYWATCQTLQRGFALLLRCVMVVLVLHSLSIVSYQTPWMQGHLNHTSLTARLIGLEPLIESYCSPDIRVLLYNNTLYLDSYLNPFALFFAYFALALTTKHLIKPRLEAKPATAFGQQLDCNSSSLNNTGNKANRQLTLRTSQASRGSSRKDSSGPGAGSSTATTSTANRTQRLSVSLRRDQRAALNEPTETTPLVRQSTRKGRPAQPLDSGSSVAMGGTQRGNEIPLDSLEQRSEQENTTTSILDQISYGFVSVGGFIYQNSYIFTNILMMAWSIVYHSWLTFVLLLWANVLWMIPNQRKAMMRSSPFIVLYAEVLLVAQYIYGMDLNNNELPTKVTTAGINLQQIGFERPIENHMRPCVPLIVKTAFVLMFWVTSRQFFKEKRDRRRDTMADIIAPLQITVGSAGSSYLINDGKKTSKFLKKAGDVIKNLLVRLWIWLLVLVIFLCAITGENMTGFRICYMALFLFFLLVFQSSSKAWVKIMYGFWLFLIFYAMSILILIYTYQFDKFDTYWNDYLNVSKTLQNDIGLKRYQTKDLFLHLVSPTIIVILTVIQVHYFHKRFIASLQQQPAAGAAGAGASAQQKPTETTALEAAPSKRRGSAGSLRRSQGPSGEAAPGGATTDFETSVRDLVRISFRKIKNKSEYIFKNFKDVFWRFLELHIMKAVYIAAFVCSVSEVCVLHIVFVGFCVLGATSRKAIQVIISRVISFIVTIIVLSKMIYQIEYLSHTQYTVFCSDNRTANNAEWVGLTKAEKLEGGLMSLLRTYIIYMVTVTMHAVITLRQLQMRVKIGAVNAPPTKLLFPNIIRADAEKDLVGLVKYLLNYAFYKFGIEISLIALVSTITYRQDIVAVVYALWLVVLLLLRRSQCAKIWGVFQAFFAISILTQYIILVGLPPSSCLVYPWDEGAFGESIQRWTMLPGALHFNHVPKLIFDFIVLVILNRQKSIFCIEQRYASNDDYPGGSNRSVISDIAQLGRTPFDNPTHDFCSYIRNYSDILKNGVLCGFYWFTLAVVFLAGTNIADLLALGYLIGAFVFLWQGSDFYLRPINTIISRWKWLLAFNVANILIKTSFQMAGCLFMTPLTTHCCWLVHMLGITCTSNVLKEQLMLTEETDLILAPGECPKITHQVVLLWDTICFAFIIFQLRIFKSHYFCHIITDTKANNILASRGADIIEGLRQNQIAHRHGHEKQVLLKIKRKMERIRATQQKMLRPLDKQTHFDEHGYPLPAPTVRRRKEIKLHPHATRAGDYYMFEEMDDKFELDLIHDEIDFLEEENMTESEMKMQRRKTLYDHLFLCIPLQKSKDAPGADFPSTSKGISKERDEASTEIPAAPTRDVADLPVIPPPPTSLGREATYKETSESKSKMEVDSGEVTAKDSDEDFDTNPIIRLLEGFLVTLTIRLNRFSRNYRYVNRILAGEKKTLKESSSLNRLGLSSAAAMFHFLKSNLESNESGGEQPASSSTPRRLLAPAIVTPPTATEHTTTSTPLNTNTTTTPLSPQDPPTPPTTSTPVQQNQPQNQPQHSRLSAVDDIIELPVDTVDAAISRKQSINSSPPAKGTMLSRKSDCGLPEIRIKAPSIERGAHYYNHHSAGGGGGSGSLSKHWSYEQVDSAGDFNLEEENFAQRDHHIIVEVLISSWYALLANTDLICYIVVFINQVVNASLISLPLPIMVFLWGTLSLPRPTKTFWVTLIAYTQAIVLIKCIFQFKLIWANYHNLPNQPLTAAKIFGVEMKTHYAVYDLMLLLVLFLHRYLLKSQGLWKSGYKDTDQQFAKPTASMYANDDRDDSDNLSQPDSRQLNDDVAQKLSLQVSQASLPGSPEYSKSGINQLERTKYTSSLHKFFFSLVHKSRLATDVYALMFLCDFINFFVLLFGFTAFGTQQTESDEGVQTYLAENKVPIPFLIMLLVQFLLIVIDRALYLRKALVNKIIFHFFSVIGIHIWMFFVVPAVTERTFNSLAPPIIFYVIKCFYMLLSSYQIKSGYPKRILGNFFTKGFSMVNMIAFKVYMQIPFLYELRTILDWVCIDSTMTIFDWLKMEDIFSNIYLIRCTRQSETDFPAMRAQKKASISKLIMGGTIVLLIVICIWGPLCLFALGNAVGTSNVPFQVSLSIRIGPYDPIYTTNNYDSIFEIDPTMYSQMTNAYIKDKQALTFITGYDATDVAAVKLAGNSPSLWNIAPPDRQRLLNDLRNNHTLKARFSYTLTRKAPAKGLKEIVGDEHAISLDETFEGRAALINMLNETHDLEPTGNDTSTNGTSSFEEVVVLPAMIPKFIKVLNSGDAAVVTVLSPKNEEYRPLVIKMHRDKETNGLWWEIRDFCNDTFYNTTLKEFAYSNCTSGIVMYTFNDKKFPSTFSFLTAGGIIGLYTTFVLLASRFMKSFIGGQNRKIMFEDLPYVDRVLQLCLDIYLVREALEFALEEDLFAKLLFLYRSPETLIKWTRPKEEYVDDDADTDSMSVRRSEQLQQHQQHQQQQ, from the exons ATGGCCTTCAGCTATGCGTGCATGGTGCTGCAGCGCGTCGTCGTTCCGGCTGTGCTGGTTCTGG CTTCGCTGATGCGACCGGTGGGCATATCATTTGTGTACCTTCTAATGTTCTTCATGTCACCGTTTGTGCCCCTCGCCACGCGACGCAACTTCAAGGGATCAGTCAACGCCTTCTTCATCATTCTGCTGTCGCTGAGCACCCTAGTCCTGCTGGGGCACATCGCCCTCCAGATAGTGGCCGTCAGCACAGCGCTGCCCATCTACAACTGCTCCTTCAGCGAGCGCCTGCTTAGGCACATTGGCTTCGTGAGCTTCATCGATCTAAA GCCCCTGGCCATCATTGAGTGGCTAGCCCCGGAGGTCCTGGTGTTTGCCACCTCTCTTGGCTCCTACCTCACCGTGAAGCGACTGGCCGTACAGCCCGTCAACGCTGAGCAGCTGGAGAACGGCGAGCTGATCGAGGCCCAGTCCGGGGACCACGCCCAGTCGACTCAGCCCCCCTGCCCCACAGATGCCAATGGCGGAGATGTGCAGCAGGCCACGGCAACGACGccactgcagcagcaacagcagcagctgcggAAGCGGGTCTCCATGATCAGTCAGCATATCCACTTCGAGGGATTGATCAAGATCT CGCCTCTCTTCTGCCTTGCCACACTGTTCTTTGCGGCCGCGCTGCGTCCCTCGGTGCCGGGTGGATTCTATTTTCTCATCTTCCTGCTGGCCGGCACTTACTGGGCAACCTGCCAGACGCTGCAACG TGGCTTCGCCTTGCTGTTGCGCTGCGTAATGGTCGTCCTTGTGCTCCACTCGCTGTCCATTGTGTCCTACCAGACGCCCTGGATGCAGGGCCACCTCAATCACACCAGCCTGACGGCGCG TCTAATTGGTCTGGAGCCGCTCATTGAATCCTACTGCTCGCCGGATATACGAGTCCTTCTGTACAATAATACCCTGTATCTGGACTCGTATCTGAACCCGTTTGCCCTGTTCTTTGCCTACTTCGCTTTGGCTCTGACCACCAAGCATCTGATCAAGCCCAGG CTGGAGGCAAAGCCTGCCACCGCCTTTGGGCAGCAGCTTgactgcaacagcagcagcctcaaCAACACCGGCAACAAAGCAAACCGCCAGCTGACGCTCCGCACCTCACAGGCCTCGCGGGGCAGCAGTCGCAAGGACAGCTCGGGTCCCGGCGCAGGATCCAGCACCGCCACCACCTCCACCGCAAATCGAACACAGCGCCTGAGT GTTTCTCTGCGCCGTGATCAGCGCGCAGCGTTGAATGAACCGACTGAGACGACGCCT CTGGTGCGTCAGAGTACTCGGAAGGGGCGCCCAGCCCAGCCCCTGGATAGCGGATCTTCGGTGGCAATGGGCGGCACTCAACGCGGCAATGAAATACCGCTGGACTCGCTGGAGCAGCGATCGGAGCAAGAGAACACGACCACCTCGATATTGGATCAGATATCGTATGGCTTTGTCAGTGTGGGTGGCTTCATCTACCAGAACAGCTATATATTCACCAATATTCTAATGATG GCCTGGTCCATAGTATACCACAGTTGGCTGACGTTCGTCCTCCTGCTGTGGGCCAATGTGCTGTGGATGATCCCCAACCAGCGGAAGGCGATGATGCGGTCCAGTCCGTTCATCGTGCTCTACGCGGAGGTGCTGCTGGTGGCCCAGTACATATACGGCATGGACCTGAACAACAACGAGCTTCCCACGAAGGTCACC ACGGCGGGCATCAATCTGCAGCAGATTGGGTTCGAGCGGCCCATCGAGAACCACATGCGTCCATGTGTGCCGCTGATCGTGAAGACAGCCTTCGTCCTGATGTTCTGGGTGACGTCGCGGCAGTTCTTCAAGGAGAAGCGCGACCGGCGAAGGGACACCATGGCGGACATCATTGCTCCGCTGCAGATCACCGTGGGCTCGGCGGGGTCCAGCTACCTCATCAACGACGGCAAGAAGACCTCAAAGTTCCTAAAGAAGGCCGGCGATGTGATCAAAAACCTGCTGGTGCGCCTGTGGATctggctgctggtgctggtgatCTTCCTCTGCGCGATCACCGGAGAGAATATGACAGGCTTCCGCATCTGCTACATGGCCCTGTTCCTGTTCTTCTTGCTGGTCTTTCAGTCCTCGTCCAAGGCCTGGGTGAAGATCATGTACGGCTTCTGGCTGTTCCTCATTTTCTACGCCATGTCCATACTGATTCTGATCTACACATATCAATTCGACAAGTTCGATACGTACTGGAACGACTATCTTAATGTGTCCAAGACGCT ACAAAACGACATTGGCCTGAAGCGCTACCAAACGAAGGATCTTTTCCTGCACCTGGTCTCGCCCACGATCATTGTGATCCTGACTGTGATCCAAGTGCATTACTTCCACAAGCGCTTCATTGCCtcgctgcaacagcagccagcggCTGGTGCTGCCGGAGCTGGCGCCTCTGCACAGCAGAAACCCACCGAGACAACGGCCCTGGAAGCGGCGCCCTCAAAGCGTCGTGGCAGTGCCGGCTCCCTACGGCGCTCCCAGGGTCCCTCAGGCGAGGCGGCGCCCGGCGGCGCCACCACAGACTTTGAGACCTCTGTGCGGGATCTGGTGCGGATTTCCTTCCGCAAGATCAAGAACAAGTCAGAGTACATCTTCAAGAACTTCAAGGACGTCTTCTGGCGCTTCCTGGAGCTGCACATTATGAAGGCCGTCTACATCGCCGCCTTTGTGTGCAGCGTGAGCGAGGTCTGCGTCCTGCACATTGTCTTTGTGGGTTTCTGTGTGCTGGGTGCCACCTCACGGAAGGCCATCCAAGTGATAATCAGCCGCGTGATATCGTTTATTGTCACCATCATCGTCCTGTCTAAGATGATCTATCAGATTGAGTACCTTAGCCACACCCAGTACACCGTCTTCTGC TCCGACAACCGCACGGCCAACAACGCCGAGTGGGTGGGCCTCACGAAGGCTGAGAAGCTGGAGGGTGGTTTGATGAGCCTGCTGCGCACGTACATCATCTACATGGTCACTGTGACCATGCACGCCGTGATCACGTTGCGCCAGCTGCAGATGAGAGTGAAGATTGGAGCCGTGAATGCCCCGCCCACCAAGCTGCTGTTCCCCAATATCATCCGCGCCGATGCTGAGAAGGATCTAGTGGGTTTGGTCAAGTACCTCCTGAACTATGCCTTCTACAAGTTTGGCATCGAGATATCGCTGATTGCCCTGGTCTCCACCATCACGTACCGCCAGGACATTGTGGCCGTGGTCTATGCGCTCTGGCTGGTCGTCCTCTTGCTACTAAGGCGGTCGCAGTGCGCCAAGATCTGGGGAGTTTTCCAGGCCTTCTTTGCCATCTCGATATTGACGCAATATATCATCTTGGTGGGACTGCCGCCAAGCTCATGTCTGG TTTATCCCTGGGACGAGGGCGCCTTTGGGGAGAGCATCCAACGCTGGACGATGCTGCCCGGAGCCCTGCACTTCAACCATGTGCCCAAGCTGATCTTCGACTTCATCGTCCTGGTCATCCTGAACCGTCAGAAGAGCATCTTCTGCATCGAGCAGCGCTATGCCAGCAACGACGACTATCCCGGAGGCAGCAATCGCAGCGTCATCTCGGACATTGCCCAGCTGGGGAGGACGCCCTTCGACAATCCCACCCACGACTTCTGCTCGTACATCCGCAACTACTCGGACATCCTGAAGAACGGGGTGCTGTGCGGCTTCTACTGGTTCACCCTGGCCGTGGTATTCTTGGCCGGGACCAACATTGCTGATCTGCTGGCCCTGGGCTACCTCATTGGGGCGTTCGTCTTCCTCTGGCAGGGCTCCGACTTCTATCTACGGCCCATCAACACCATCATCAGTCGCTGGAAGTGGCTGCTGGCCTTCAACGTGGCTAACATCCTCATCAAGACGAGCTTCCAAATGGCCGGCTGCTTGTTCATGACGCCCCTGACCACTCACTGCTGCTGGCTGGTGCACATGCTAGGCATCACCTGCACGAGCAACGTGCTCAAGGAGCAACTGATGCTGACCGAAGAGACGGACCTTATATTGGCGCCCGGTGAATGCCCCAAGATCACGCATCAGGTGGTCCTGCTGTGGGACACGATCTGCTTTGCCTTCATCATCTTCCAGCTGCGCATCTTTAAGTCTCACTACTTCTGCCACATCATCACGGACACGAAGGCCAACAATATTCTGGCCTCCAG AGGAGCTGATATCATTGAGGGATTGCGGCAGAACCAGATTGCCCATCGCCACGGCCATGAAAAGCAGGTCCTGCTCAAGATCAAGCGGAAGATGGAGCGGATTCGGGCCACGCAGCAGAAGATGCTGCGACCCCTGGACAAGCAGACACATTTTGATG aACATGGTTATCCACTTCCTGCACCAACAGTACGCAGAAGGAAGGAAATCAAATTACATCCACATG CTACCCGGGCTGGTGACTACTACATGTTCGAGGAGATGGATGACAAGTTCGAGCTGGACTTGATACACGACGAGATTGACTTTCTGGAGGAGGAGAACATGACCGAGAGCGAGATGAAGATGCAGCGCCGCAAGACCCTCTATGAT CATCTTTTTCTGTGCATCCCTCTGCAGAAATCCAAGGATGCTCCCGGTGCCGACTTTCCCTCCACCAGTAAGGGCATATCCAAAGAGCGGGATGAAGCAAGCACGGAAATTCCGGCGGCTCCCACCCGCGATGTGGCTGATCTGCCAGTAATTCCACCGCCCCCGACCAGCTTGGGACGTGAGGCCACCTACAAGGAGACTTCGGAAAGCAAATCTAAGATGGAAGTCGACAGCGGCGAGGTGACGGCCAAGGACTCGGACGAGGACTTCGACACGAATCCCATCATCAGGCTGCTCGAGGGCTTCTTGGTCACCCTGACCATAAGACTGAACCGCTTCTCCCGCAACTACCGCTACGTCAATCGCATCTTGGCTGGCGAGAAGAAGACTCTGAAG GAATCGAGCTCCCTGAATCGTCTGGGCCTGTCGAGTGCTGCTGCCATGTTCCACTTCCTCAAGTCCAACCTCGAGAG CAATGAGAGTGGTGGCGAGCAGCCCGCCTCATCGTCCACGCCGCGGCGGCTCCTGGCCCCGGCAATCGTTACTCCACCAACTGCAACAGAACACACAACCACAAGCACCCCACTAAACACGAATACAACAACCACACCGCTATCACCACAAGATCCACCGACACCACCAACAACCAGTACACCAGTACAACAGAATCAGCCACAGAATCAGCCTCAGCACAGTCGACTCAGTGCTGTGGACGACATCATCGAACTGCCCGTAGATACCGTTGATGCAGCCATTTCTAG AAAACAATCGATCAATTCATCGCCGCCAGCCAAGGG CACGATGCTCAGTCGCAAATCGGACTGTGGCCTGCCCGAGATCCGCATTAAAGCGCCTTCCATCGAGCGCGGCGCACACTATTATAATCATCATAGTgccggcggtggcggtggctcGGGATCGCTGAGCAAGCACTGGTCCTACGAGCAGGTGGACAG CGCCGGCGACTTCAACTTGGAGGAGGAGAACTTTGCCCAGCGGGATCATCACATTATAGTGGAGGTGCTGATCTCCTCGTGGTATGCATTGCTTGCCAACACAGATCTGATTTGCTACATAGTGGTGTTCATCAATCAG GTCGTCAATGCCAGTCTCATCTCGTTGCCGCTGCCCATAATGGTCTTTCTCTGGGGCACTCTGTCACTGCCGCGTCCAACGAAAACCTTCTGGGTCACCCTTATTGCCTACACCCAGGCCATCGTTCTGATCAAGTGTATCTTCCAGTTCAAGCTAATCTGGGCGAACTATCACAACCTGCCCAACCAGCCCTTGACGGCCGCCAAGATCTTTGGCGTGGAGATGAAGACCCACTATGCAGTGTACGACTTGATGCTGTTGCTAGTGCTCTTCTTGCACCGCTATCTTCTCAAGTCGCAAGGCCTGTGGAAGTCGGGCTACAAGGACACAGATCAGCAGTTTGCCAAACCCACCGCTAGCATGTACGCCAA CGATGACCGAGACGACAGCGACAACCTATCTCAACCCGACTCTCGCCAGCTGAACGATGATGTGGCCCAGAAATTGAGCCTGCAAGTGAGCCAGGCATCGTTGCCGGGCTCCCCCGAGTACAGCAAGTCGGGCATCAATCAGCTAGA ACGAACCAAGTACACCTCCTCGCTGCACAAGTTCTTCTTTAGTCTGGTGCATAAATCCCGATTGGCCACAGACGTGTATGCCCTGATGTTCCTCTGCGATTTTATAAACTTTTTTGTGCTGCTCTTTGGCTTCACAGCATTTGGA ACCCAGCAAACAGAAAGCGATGAAGGCGTGCAAACATATCTGGCGGAGAATAAAGTGCCCATACCTTTCCTGATCATGCTGCTGGTCCAGTTCCTGCTCATCGTTATCGATCGGGCGCTGTATCTGCGCAAGGCCCTGGTGAACAAGATCATTTTCCATTTCTTCTCGGTGATCGGCATACATATCTGGATGTTCTTCGTGGTGCCGGCGGTGACGGAGCGTACCTTCAACTCGCTGGCGCCACCGATCATCTTCTATGTGATCAAGTGCTTTTACATGCTGCTGAGCTCCTATCAAATCAAGTCGGGCTATCCCAAGCGCATTCTCGGCAACTTCTTCACCAAGGGCTTCTCGATGGTCAACATGATCGCCTTTAAGGTATACATGCAGATCCCGTTCCTGTACGAGCTGCGCACCATTCTCGACTGGGTCTGCATCGACAGCACCATGACCATCTTCGACTGGCTCAAGATGGAGGATATCTTCTCTAACATATATCTCATACGATGCACCAGGCAGTCGGAAACCGACTTCCCAGCCATGCGCGCCCAGAAAAAGGCTTCCATCTCGAAGCTGATTATGGGCGGCACTATTGTCCTGCTGATTGTCATATGCATCTGGGGTCCGTTGTGTCTGTTTGCCTTAGGCAATGCTGTGGGCACCTCCAATGTGCCCTTCCAGGTGTCGCTCTCCATCCGCATTGGACCGTACGACCCCATTTATACCACCAACAACTACGATAGCATTTTCGAGATCGATCCCACAATGTACTCGCAAATGACTAATGCTTATATCAAGGATAAACAGGCTCTGACCTTTATCACTGGCTACGATGCCACGGATGTGGCGGCGGTCAAGCTGGCTGGGAACTCGCCCTCCCTTTGGAATATAGCACCGCCAGATAGGCAGCGTTTGCTGAATGATTTGAGAAATA ATCATACGTTAAAGGCCCGCTTCTCCTACACCCTTACACGGAAGGCTCCGGCCAAGGGTCTGAAAGAAATTGTGGGCGATGAGCATGCCATCTCCCTCGACGAGACTTTTGAAGGACGTGCAGCTCTCATCAATATGCTTAACGAAACCCACGACTTAGAGCCAACGGGTAATGACACCAGTACCAATGGAACCTCTAGCTTTGAAGAAGTAGTAGTGCTGCCTGCCATGATACCAAAATTCATCAAGGTGCTCAACTCGGGCGATGCCGCTGTGGTCACTGTGCTGAGTCCCAAGAACGAGGAATACCGTCCTCTGGTCATCAAAATGCATCGAGACAAGGAGACAAACGGTCTGTGGTGGGAAATACGAGACTTCTGCAATGACACCTTCTACAATACCACTCTGAAGGAGTTTGCCTACAGCAACTGCACTTCCGGTATTGTGATGTATACCTTCAACGACAAGAAGTTCCCATCGACATTCAGCTTCCTCACAGCTGGCGG CATAATTGGGCTGTACACCACATTCGTGTTATTGGCCTCGCGCTTCATGAAGTCCTTCATTGGGGGACAAAATCGAAAGATTATGTTCGAGGATCTACCCTATGTAGATAGGGTATTGCAGCTGTGTCTGGATATATACCTG GTACGCGAGGCCTTAGAATTCGCCTTGGAGGAAGATCTGTTTGCCAAATTACTCTTCCTGTACCGTTCGCCCGAGACGCTCATCAAATGGACCCGTCCCAAGGAGGAGTACGTGGACGATGATGCCGACACCGACTCAATGAGCGTGCGGCGTTCagagcagctgcagcagcaccaacaacaccagcagcaacaataa